Proteins from one Candidatus Desulfovibrio trichonymphae genomic window:
- a CDS encoding fumarate reductase subunit C, with the protein MSTKRKPYIREMDCWWWKKNPFYRFYMLREGTCVFSIWISLLLLLFLFAPASFTTVIKNPIIYLLNLAALLASLLHSKTWFELTPKALNLPAARLDFLIKGLQTATIAFSVLVLALSLL; encoded by the coding sequence ATGTCGACTAAGCGCAAACCCTATATACGAGAAATGGATTGCTGGTGGTGGAAAAAAAATCCCTTCTATCGCTTTTACATGCTACGCGAAGGGACTTGTGTGTTCAGCATATGGATAAGCCTGCTCCTGCTTCTTTTCTTGTTCGCGCCGGCTTCCTTCACTACCGTGATCAAGAATCCGATTATCTATCTGTTGAATCTGGCAGCCCTGCTGGCGTCCCTTCTGCACAGCAAGACATGGTTCGAGCTGACTCCCAAGGCGCTCAACCTGCCGGCAGCCAGACTGGATTTTCTGATAAAAGGTCTGCAAACAGCAACCATAGCCTTCAGCGTTCTCGTTCTGGCGCTGTCGCTGCTATAG
- a CDS encoding CNNM domain-containing protein yields the protein MLVLALAVGLAVAISFTCSLTEAALYAVPWSAIERMRRAGHAAGETLYRLRNAISKPIAAILTLNTTANTAGATVAGAAFVAAFGAEHMPVFAFTFTLLILAFGEIVPKTLGVAYATPLAGLLARPLAVTVTLFAPIIWLSGRLTRLISPPSAGPAISEDDICAVTSLSRQAGQIKAYEELFIRNVLALDQKHVYEIMTPRTVVFSLPDDITVEDAYNDQRIWHFSRIPVHGEDNEDLLGVVERRTLTRCLQSCKTDAKLSEIMCPIHFILEKQTLDVLLSDLLKARVHLFAVLDEYGGLAGVVSLEDVLEEILGSEIMDESDRVADLRALARERREALVRKQKLADNDA from the coding sequence ATGCTCGTTCTTGCCTTGGCCGTCGGCCTCGCTGTCGCCATATCTTTTACCTGCTCACTCACAGAGGCGGCGCTGTATGCCGTGCCTTGGTCCGCCATAGAGCGTATGCGACGGGCAGGCCACGCCGCCGGAGAAACCCTCTACCGCTTGCGCAACGCCATAAGCAAGCCCATCGCCGCCATACTGACCTTGAACACAACGGCCAACACCGCCGGCGCCACTGTGGCCGGCGCGGCCTTTGTAGCGGCATTCGGCGCTGAGCACATGCCTGTTTTCGCGTTCACCTTCACGCTGCTCATTTTAGCTTTTGGCGAAATCGTGCCGAAAACGCTGGGTGTTGCGTACGCAACACCCCTGGCAGGATTGCTGGCCCGTCCGCTCGCTGTAACCGTAACACTGTTCGCGCCGATCATCTGGCTTTCCGGCAGACTGACAAGGCTCATATCCCCTCCATCGGCCGGACCCGCCATTTCCGAAGACGACATCTGCGCCGTGACAAGCCTCTCCCGTCAGGCGGGGCAGATCAAGGCGTATGAAGAACTCTTTATACGTAACGTGCTTGCCCTTGATCAAAAGCATGTGTACGAAATCATGACTCCGCGCACGGTGGTTTTTTCCCTGCCCGATGACATCACTGTGGAAGACGCTTATAACGATCAGCGCATCTGGCATTTCAGCCGCATTCCCGTCCATGGCGAAGACAACGAAGACCTGCTTGGCGTTGTGGAACGCCGCACGCTGACCCGTTGCCTCCAAAGCTGCAAAACGGACGCAAAACTCTCGGAAATCATGTGTCCCATACATTTTATCCTGGAGAAACAAACGCTGGATGTGCTTCTCAGTGACCTGCTCAAGGCCAGAGTGCATCTTTTTGCTGTGCTGGACGAATACGGCGGACTTGCCGGCGTTGTGTCCCTAGAAGACGTTCTGGAAGAAATTCTGGGCAGCGAAATTATGGACGAGAGCGATCGTGTGGCCGACTTGCGCGCACTCGCACGTGAACGCCGCGAAGCCCTTGTGCGCAAACAGAAACTCGCTGACAATGATGCCTGA
- the pgl gene encoding 6-phosphogluconolactonase translates to MQGRSRSIHLSVYIHKDPAAMAERAAHILAAACEEAVAERGVFKIALSGGQTPIPLFRLLVANDWVDHLPWGKMTFFWVDERCVGPEHPESNYGLVRRELLTHVPATHFFRMRGDEDPVQAAVRYEEQIHNDFNLAQQELPRFDFMLLGMGDDGHTGSIFPKSPALAEKKRLVIDQYVPERKADRLTLTLPVINNARCCMFLVNGKDKHSVLSKALDLLAEPTLPAQMVRPVVGDLIWIVDEAAATGQ, encoded by the coding sequence ATGCAAGGCCGCAGCCGTTCCATCCATCTCTCAGTGTATATTCATAAAGACCCCGCCGCCATGGCTGAACGCGCCGCCCACATACTAGCCGCAGCCTGCGAGGAAGCCGTGGCTGAACGCGGCGTATTCAAAATCGCCCTGTCCGGCGGGCAAACTCCCATTCCCCTGTTCAGGCTGCTTGTCGCAAACGACTGGGTTGACCATCTGCCCTGGGGCAAAATGACCTTTTTCTGGGTAGACGAACGCTGTGTGGGGCCGGAACACCCTGAAAGCAACTACGGTCTAGTACGACGTGAACTTTTAACCCATGTGCCTGCCACACATTTTTTTCGGATGCGCGGCGATGAAGACCCGGTTCAGGCAGCCGTCAGATACGAAGAGCAAATCCACAACGACTTCAATCTGGCGCAGCAGGAACTGCCGCGTTTCGACTTCATGCTGCTGGGTATGGGCGATGACGGTCACACCGGCTCCATCTTTCCCAAGTCTCCGGCTCTGGCCGAAAAAAAACGCCTCGTCATTGACCAGTATGTCCCTGAACGCAAGGCAGACCGCCTGACGCTGACTCTGCCCGTCATCAACAACGCCCGCTGCTGCATGTTTCTTGTCAATGGCAAGGACAAACACAGCGTGCTGTCAAAGGCGCTCGACCTGCTGGCCGAACCCACACTGCCGGCCCAGATGGTGCGGCCCGTTGTAGGAGATCTGATCTGGATTGTGGACGAGGCTGCCGCAACAGGTCAATAA
- the truB gene encoding tRNA pseudouridine(55) synthase TruB, translating into MTGADIPPIGHNRTTAPQLHGVLVVNKPSGPTSGRCLAAIKRLGQKKIGHAGTLDPLAGGVLLVLLGQATKLSSHLLAGGGKVYSGTVRLGQTTDTWDSQGRIIAEAPWEKVSPEAVRREIALWREMRKQLVPPYSAAKHEGQPLYRLARKGRDVPQKVKRMEISQADTLDVSLPFVRFRVACRSGAYIRSLAHSLGTRLGCGAVLTELTREYSHPFGLDAARSLRDIVAEPALLATSLRSIVDALPGWTRVELTPDEAWRVRNGMPVFRVSAKRPTEEDEYALLLYRGEAFALARRGADVAHCWTVLRGLWN; encoded by the coding sequence GGAGCAGACATTCCGCCTATTGGGCATAACCGGACGACTGCGCCGCAGCTGCACGGCGTGCTTGTGGTGAACAAGCCTTCCGGACCGACATCCGGCCGCTGCCTTGCGGCAATTAAACGTTTGGGGCAGAAAAAAATCGGCCATGCGGGCACGCTGGATCCCTTGGCCGGGGGCGTGCTGCTGGTGCTGCTGGGGCAGGCCACCAAGCTTTCTTCCCATCTGCTGGCGGGCGGGGGCAAGGTGTACAGCGGCACAGTGCGTCTCGGGCAGACGACAGACACCTGGGACAGTCAGGGCAGAATCATTGCTGAAGCCCCATGGGAAAAGGTCAGCCCTGAGGCTGTGCGGCGGGAGATCGCTTTGTGGCGGGAGATGCGCAAGCAGCTTGTGCCGCCTTACTCAGCTGCAAAGCACGAGGGGCAGCCTTTATACAGGCTGGCCCGCAAGGGCCGCGATGTGCCGCAAAAGGTCAAACGCATGGAAATTTCACAGGCGGACACGCTTGATGTGAGCCTGCCGTTTGTGCGCTTTCGTGTCGCCTGCCGTTCCGGCGCCTATATACGCTCCCTGGCCCACAGCTTGGGGACGCGACTTGGTTGCGGAGCCGTGCTCACGGAACTGACCCGGGAGTATAGCCACCCCTTCGGTCTTGATGCTGCCCGCAGTCTGCGGGACATTGTGGCTGAACCAGCTCTGCTGGCCACAAGCCTGCGGTCAATTGTCGATGCCCTGCCCGGCTGGACAAGAGTGGAACTCACGCCTGACGAGGCTTGGCGGGTGCGCAACGGGATGCCCGTCTTCCGCGTGTCGGCAAAAAGGCCGACGGAGGAGGATGAATACGCGCTCCTGCTTTACAGAGGAGAGGCGTTTGCGCTGGCAAGGCGCGGAGCAGACGTGGCGCACTGCTGGACCGTGTTGCGGGGGCTTTGGAACTAA
- the prfA gene encoding peptide chain release factor 1: MFAKLESLEKKYMELEEALAGPDVFNDQDHYRKLAKAHADLRDVVTLFRRHKEVHQEMSKMRPLLHDADPEIRTLAQEELRKAEEDLPRIEMDIKVALLPTDPLDEKNTILEIRAGTGGDEAALFAADLFRMYCRYAELRGWKVEIMSESPSESGGFKEVICLISGEKVYSHLKFEAGTHRVQRVPTTEAQGRIHTSAATVAVLPEAVEVDVDLKPDDLRIDIYRASGAGGQHVNKTESAVRITHIPTGTVVTCQDERSQHKNKARAMKVLLSRILAAERDKQSSEMSADRKAQVGSGDRSERIRTYNFPQGRCTDHRINLTLYSLDRIMAGELTPLVEALATAAQAEAMRTQAG, from the coding sequence ATGTTCGCCAAACTGGAAAGCTTGGAAAAAAAATATATGGAACTGGAGGAGGCTTTGGCCGGGCCCGATGTTTTCAATGATCAGGATCACTACCGCAAACTGGCAAAGGCTCATGCGGATCTGCGCGACGTGGTGACGCTTTTTCGACGGCACAAAGAAGTGCATCAGGAAATGTCGAAAATGCGGCCTCTGCTGCATGACGCCGACCCTGAAATCAGGACTCTCGCGCAGGAGGAATTGCGCAAGGCCGAAGAAGACCTGCCGCGGATAGAAATGGATATCAAAGTGGCCCTGCTGCCCACTGACCCTTTGGACGAAAAGAACACTATCCTTGAAATTCGGGCAGGCACAGGCGGTGACGAGGCGGCCCTCTTTGCGGCGGACCTCTTTCGCATGTATTGCCGCTATGCGGAACTCAGGGGCTGGAAAGTTGAAATTATGAGCGAATCGCCTTCCGAATCAGGCGGTTTCAAAGAAGTTATCTGCCTTATCTCTGGAGAAAAAGTATACAGCCACCTTAAATTTGAAGCGGGAACACACAGGGTGCAGCGCGTGCCGACAACGGAAGCCCAAGGCCGCATCCACACATCTGCGGCCACGGTCGCGGTTTTGCCGGAAGCAGTTGAAGTAGATGTGGATCTGAAACCGGACGATTTGCGCATAGATATTTACCGCGCCTCAGGCGCCGGCGGGCAGCATGTGAACAAAACGGAATCCGCTGTGCGCATAACCCATATTCCCACCGGCACAGTGGTCACCTGCCAGGACGAACGCTCGCAACACAAAAACAAGGCCCGCGCCATGAAGGTGCTGCTCTCACGCATTCTGGCCGCCGAACGTGACAAACAGAGCTCCGAAATGTCGGCGGACCGCAAGGCGCAGGTAGGTTCCGGCGACCGCTCGGAACGCATACGCACCTACAATTTCCCGCAAGGCCGCTGCACTGATCACCGCATCAATTTAACGCTGTATTCGCTCGACCGCATTATGGCAGGCGAGTTGACGCCGCTTGTGGAAGCCCTGGCTACGGCTGCCCAGGCCGAGGCGATGAGAACTCAGGCCGGATAG
- a CDS encoding MucR family transcriptional regulator → MEDYLSEALKIVKAQASVRVMAEDELVAMVKTLATGIRNIATGDNLPETIQIDPATAQKSIKGKSVTCLECDKSFKMLTARHLSSHGLTPTEYKKKYGIKPKTSLIAKSLQRMRKQKMQDMKLWERRTKTPSKSPKRVKFT, encoded by the coding sequence ATGGAAGATTATCTGTCTGAAGCGTTGAAAATAGTCAAAGCCCAAGCATCCGTGCGGGTCATGGCTGAAGATGAACTTGTGGCAATGGTCAAAACGCTCGCGACCGGCATCCGCAACATTGCCACCGGAGACAACTTGCCTGAAACAATCCAGATTGACCCCGCGACAGCCCAGAAAAGCATTAAAGGAAAATCCGTTACCTGCCTTGAGTGCGACAAAAGTTTCAAAATGCTGACCGCCCGACATCTTTCATCGCATGGCCTCACACCGACAGAGTATAAAAAAAAATACGGAATCAAGCCGAAAACTTCTCTCATAGCAAAATCGCTCCAGCGTATGCGTAAACAAAAGATGCAGGATATGAAACTTTGGGAAAGACGGACGAAAACTCCATCAAAGTCACCAAAGAGAGTAAAATTTACCTAG
- the pnp gene encoding polyribonucleotide nucleotidyltransferase codes for MQDIFKPNRVVAEIGGKEVIFESGRMANQAHGAVWMQCGGTVVLVTVCSQPLEFDKGFFPLTVEYSEKMYAAGRIPGSFFRREIGRPSERETLVSRLIDRPIRPLFPKGLNEDVQVLASVISADQANESDVLALTGASAALMVSPLPFEGPVAGGRIGLLNGQFVLNPSFEQQEQSDLNIIFAASRHALTMVEGDARFLSEDVIIEALEWGRKEIQPLVDAQHKLCELCGKGKMPFTQPKADSAFVARVHDLAKDAGIEQALLLPDKLPRKDARKTVKMRVMEALKADAAVAGNVEALKSVADIVGDLEKKLVRARIVNEGTRLDGRDVKSVRPIQIQTGVLPRAHGSALFCRGETKSLVITTLGSTTDEQRMDSLTGDVTKRFMLHYNFPPYCVGEVKPVRVSRREIGHGALAEKSLRPVLPPDTDFPFTLRIVAETMESNGSSSMAAVCGGSLSLMDAGVPVSAPVAGVAMGLIKEGDKFIVLTDILGEEDALGDMDFKIAGTADGVTGVQMDIKIVGLTTDIMRVAMQQAREARVHILGEMARALAAPRKALSRFAPQHAEILVNPDIIRLIIGPGGKNIKAITAATGASVDIEDSGRVSIFAPTAEALEKAREMVAYYDQRPELGKNYTAKVRKVLEIGAIVEVLPNVEALVHVSQLDVSRVEQPGDVARLGEDMLVKVIEINGDRIRASRKAVLLEEQGRPWSPEETARQPRFDRGERGGADRHDRGGRDRRGRNDRS; via the coding sequence TTGCAGGATATTTTCAAACCGAACCGTGTTGTCGCGGAAATCGGCGGCAAGGAAGTGATTTTTGAAAGCGGCCGCATGGCCAATCAGGCGCACGGAGCAGTGTGGATGCAGTGTGGCGGGACGGTTGTGCTCGTCACGGTATGTTCACAGCCGCTTGAGTTTGACAAGGGATTTTTTCCGCTTACTGTGGAGTATTCCGAAAAAATGTATGCGGCCGGGCGTATCCCCGGCAGCTTTTTTCGCAGGGAGATCGGCAGGCCTTCCGAGAGAGAGACGCTCGTCTCCCGTCTTATAGACAGACCCATTCGTCCGCTTTTTCCAAAAGGGTTGAACGAGGATGTTCAGGTGCTGGCGAGCGTGATTTCCGCTGATCAGGCAAATGAATCCGATGTGCTGGCCCTGACCGGCGCTTCCGCTGCTCTTATGGTTTCTCCCCTACCTTTTGAAGGACCGGTGGCCGGTGGTCGCATTGGGCTGCTCAACGGGCAGTTTGTGCTGAATCCTTCCTTTGAACAGCAGGAGCAGAGCGATCTAAACATTATTTTTGCGGCCTCGCGCCACGCGCTTACCATGGTGGAAGGCGACGCTCGTTTTTTGTCTGAAGATGTGATTATTGAAGCGCTGGAATGGGGCCGTAAGGAAATTCAGCCTTTGGTTGACGCCCAGCATAAACTGTGCGAACTCTGCGGCAAGGGGAAAATGCCGTTTACCCAGCCGAAGGCAGACAGCGCCTTTGTGGCGCGTGTGCATGACCTTGCGAAAGATGCCGGCATTGAACAGGCATTGCTTTTGCCTGACAAGCTGCCGCGCAAGGATGCCCGCAAGACTGTAAAAATGCGGGTTATGGAAGCATTGAAGGCTGACGCTGCAGTTGCCGGGAATGTCGAGGCGCTCAAGTCTGTGGCGGATATTGTGGGCGATCTGGAAAAAAAACTGGTGCGGGCGCGCATTGTCAATGAAGGCACGCGGCTTGACGGGCGAGACGTGAAAAGCGTACGACCCATACAGATACAGACAGGCGTTTTGCCCAGGGCGCACGGTTCTGCCCTGTTCTGCCGCGGTGAAACAAAATCTCTTGTTATAACAACACTTGGTTCGACAACAGACGAGCAGCGCATGGATTCGCTCACCGGCGATGTGACCAAGCGCTTTATGCTGCACTACAATTTCCCTCCCTATTGCGTCGGCGAGGTGAAGCCTGTGCGTGTCTCGCGTCGTGAAATAGGTCACGGCGCGCTCGCGGAAAAATCACTGCGGCCTGTTCTGCCGCCTGACACGGATTTTCCTTTTACCCTGCGCATTGTGGCGGAAACGATGGAGTCCAATGGCTCATCCTCCATGGCTGCCGTGTGCGGCGGGTCGCTTTCGCTGATGGACGCGGGCGTTCCTGTCAGCGCGCCTGTGGCCGGCGTGGCTATGGGCCTGATCAAGGAGGGTGACAAGTTTATTGTGCTCACGGACATTCTTGGAGAAGAAGACGCCCTGGGCGACATGGATTTTAAAATCGCGGGCACTGCAGACGGCGTTACCGGCGTGCAGATGGATATTAAGATCGTCGGGCTGACAACGGACATCATGCGCGTTGCCATGCAACAGGCGCGTGAAGCCCGTGTGCATATTCTTGGCGAGATGGCCAGAGCGCTGGCCGCACCGCGGAAAGCACTTTCGCGTTTTGCGCCACAACATGCTGAAATTCTTGTGAATCCTGATATTATCCGTTTGATTATCGGCCCCGGCGGCAAGAACATCAAGGCCATCACAGCGGCGACCGGCGCGTCCGTAGACATTGAGGATTCCGGCCGCGTTTCCATTTTTGCGCCAACGGCGGAGGCATTGGAAAAGGCTCGCGAAATGGTGGCCTATTATGATCAGCGGCCGGAACTGGGTAAAAATTATACGGCCAAGGTGCGCAAGGTTCTGGAGATAGGGGCTATAGTGGAAGTGCTGCCCAACGTGGAGGCGCTTGTGCATGTTTCCCAGCTTGATGTGAGCCGTGTGGAGCAGCCCGGCGATGTTGCGCGGCTTGGTGAAGACATGCTTGTGAAGGTCATTGAAATCAACGGCGACCGCATTCGTGCGAGCCGCAAGGCTGTGCTGCTGGAAGAGCAGGGCCGCCCGTGGTCCCCTGAAGAAACCGCGCGCCAGCCGCGTTTTGACCGTGGCGAGCGGGGGGGGGCAGACAGGCACGACCGCGGCGGCCGTGACAGGCGTGGACGCAACGACCGGAGCTGA
- the rpsO gene encoding 30S ribosomal protein S15, which translates to MDVEQKKSLIAAYAKHEGDTGSSEVQVALLTARIEGLTGHFKVHKKDFHSRTGLLKLVGQRRNILNYLRKKDIQRYRSLIEKLGLRK; encoded by the coding sequence ATGGATGTGGAACAGAAAAAATCGCTTATTGCGGCCTACGCCAAGCATGAGGGCGATACCGGATCGTCTGAGGTTCAGGTGGCCCTGCTCACGGCGCGCATTGAAGGTTTAACCGGGCATTTCAAGGTGCACAAAAAAGATTTCCATTCCCGCACCGGACTGCTCAAGCTGGTGGGACAGCGCCGTAACATTCTGAATTACCTGAGAAAGAAAGATATTCAGCGCTACCGCTCGCTTATCGAAAAACTGGGATTGCGCAAATAA
- a CDS encoding DUF1385 domain-containing protein has translation MEGVMMRNGGVYALAVRLPDGNIIARRLPWFSMTCRPLLKKPFLRGFPILLETLVNGIHALNLSAESAAQAEDTRLTTLQLALTIALALIMAVGLFVVAPHLLSLLMLWLHLGGDVEGVSFHFWDGFFKCAIFMAYIKLISCMSDIRRVFQYHGAEHKSIHAYEAGGEVNVTQAAQQSRLHPRCGTTFLLFVICLSILLHTLLVPLLLVLVSPQNIWLKHCLTVVFKLLLVIPISAIAYELIRYAARLPEGMQAAVLRTPGLTLQKLTTYEPDMRQLDVALVALREALGPEAEENIHTAPYSTLR, from the coding sequence ATGGAAGGCGTGATGATGCGCAACGGCGGTGTTTATGCCTTGGCTGTGCGCCTGCCGGACGGCAATATCATCGCCAGACGGCTGCCCTGGTTTTCCATGACCTGCCGGCCCCTGCTGAAAAAACCCTTTCTGCGCGGCTTTCCCATCTTGCTGGAAACGCTGGTCAACGGGATACACGCGCTGAACCTCTCTGCGGAATCCGCCGCGCAGGCTGAAGATACGCGACTCACCACCCTGCAACTCGCGCTGACGATTGCACTTGCGCTCATTATGGCTGTCGGCCTTTTTGTCGTGGCGCCGCACCTTCTTTCCCTGTTGATGCTTTGGCTTCATCTTGGCGGCGATGTGGAGGGCGTCAGCTTTCATTTTTGGGACGGTTTTTTTAAATGCGCCATTTTTATGGCCTATATCAAGCTTATCTCCTGCATGTCTGACATACGCCGCGTTTTCCAGTACCACGGGGCTGAGCACAAAAGCATACACGCCTACGAGGCCGGGGGCGAAGTCAACGTAACGCAGGCGGCGCAACAAAGCCGCCTGCATCCTCGTTGCGGCACCACATTTCTGCTCTTTGTGATCTGTCTTTCGATACTCCTGCACACGCTGCTGGTTCCCTTGCTGCTTGTCCTTGTATCGCCTCAGAATATCTGGTTGAAGCACTGCCTGACTGTCGTCTTCAAACTGCTGCTTGTCATTCCCATCAGCGCAATCGCCTATGAGCTGATACGCTACGCGGCACGCCTGCCCGAGGGCATGCAGGCGGCTGTTCTGCGCACGCCGGGCCTGACCCTGCAAAAACTCACCACCTATGAACCGGACATGCGGCAGCTGGACGTGGCGCTGGTGGCACTGCGCGAGGCGCTTGGGCCCGAAGCCGAAGAGAATATCCATACAGCGCCCTACAGCACACTACGCTGA
- the rpmE gene encoding 50S ribosomal protein L31, translated as MKKDIHPKVYTATITCACGHSEQVLSTKGEQVHVEVCSACHPFFTGKQRFLDTAGRIDRFRKKYAKFEQN; from the coding sequence ATGAAAAAAGACATCCATCCCAAAGTATACACCGCCACCATCACCTGCGCCTGCGGCCACTCGGAACAGGTGCTCTCCACCAAGGGAGAACAGGTGCATGTGGAAGTCTGCTCTGCCTGTCATCCCTTTTTTACAGGCAAGCAGCGTTTCTTGGACACAGCAGGCCGCATTGACCGTTTCCGCAAAAAGTACGCCAAATTTGAACAAAACTAA
- a CDS encoding phosphohexomutase domain-containing protein yields the protein MQYDLSCFKAYDIRGRVPDTLDAPVAHALGLAFAQTLPARNVVIGRDARLSSPSLSCALAKGLLTAGARVTDIGLCGTEEIYYAAAKHGFDGGIMTTGSHNPADENGFKLVRAGAVPVSADSGLGKLKTAVSALLAAQEPDYPPPTTIAHRMDNTSWRSEYVHWLVEYSGAALCMPHGKALKIVADAGNGCAGLMLAEFAAALPFDFVFRQMEPDGRFPNGVPNPLLPEKRDGMAKAVREAGADMGIAFDGDFDRCFLYDGDGNFIEGCYCIGILAQELLRQYPGGKIVHDPRVYWNTQEIVLAAGGKPVMGKTGHAFIKEKMRAENAIYGGELSAHHYFRDFAFCDSGMLPWLLIAALLSRTGEPLSGLVAKRIAAWPCSGEINRRVADAKGLMHKIRKRYADAALHEDHLDGVNLEFADWRFNLRISNTEPILRLNVETRADRALLEDKTAELLRHIDAEATTESTATTA from the coding sequence ATGCAATATGACCTTTCCTGCTTCAAGGCCTATGACATACGCGGCCGCGTGCCTGACACGCTTGACGCGCCTGTCGCCCATGCTCTGGGCCTCGCCTTTGCGCAAACCCTGCCCGCGCGCAATGTTGTTATTGGACGAGACGCGCGGCTTTCGAGTCCATCTCTGAGCTGCGCTCTGGCCAAGGGGCTGCTTACAGCAGGTGCTCGCGTGACAGACATTGGCCTGTGCGGTACGGAAGAAATTTATTATGCCGCTGCGAAGCATGGTTTTGACGGTGGCATCATGACCACAGGCAGCCATAACCCGGCGGACGAAAACGGCTTCAAGCTGGTGCGCGCCGGGGCAGTTCCCGTGAGCGCCGATTCCGGTCTTGGAAAGCTTAAAACAGCCGTGTCGGCCCTGCTTGCAGCGCAAGAACCTGATTACCCCCCCCCGACCACAATAGCACACCGGATGGACAATACATCCTGGCGCTCCGAGTACGTGCACTGGCTTGTGGAGTATAGCGGTGCTGCGTTATGCATGCCGCATGGCAAAGCCTTAAAAATCGTGGCTGATGCGGGCAACGGCTGTGCTGGCCTGATGCTGGCCGAGTTTGCAGCGGCGCTGCCCTTTGATTTTGTATTTCGCCAGATGGAACCGGACGGCCGTTTTCCGAACGGCGTGCCCAATCCGCTTTTACCTGAAAAACGCGATGGCATGGCAAAAGCCGTACGCGAAGCCGGCGCGGATATGGGCATTGCCTTTGACGGGGACTTTGACCGCTGTTTTTTATACGACGGCGACGGCAACTTTATTGAAGGCTGTTATTGCATAGGCATTCTGGCGCAAGAATTACTGCGACAGTATCCCGGCGGAAAAATTGTCCACGACCCACGAGTTTACTGGAACACGCAAGAAATTGTGCTGGCAGCCGGAGGCAAGCCCGTCATGGGCAAAACTGGCCATGCCTTCATCAAGGAAAAAATGCGCGCGGAAAATGCGATTTACGGTGGAGAACTGAGTGCGCACCACTACTTCCGCGACTTTGCCTTTTGCGATTCCGGAATGCTGCCTTGGCTGCTTATAGCCGCTTTGCTCTCCCGCACGGGCGAGCCGCTTTCCGGGCTCGTGGCGAAACGCATAGCCGCCTGGCCCTGCAGCGGTGAAATCAACCGCCGCGTTGCGGACGCGAAAGGCCTGATGCATAAAATCCGCAAACGCTATGCGGATGCGGCACTGCATGAAGACCATCTGGACGGCGTCAATCTGGAATTTGCCGACTGGCGCTTTAATCTGCGCATATCCAACACCGAGCCGATTTTGCGACTGAATGTGGAAACGCGCGCTGACCGCGCCCTGCTGGAAGACAAGACAGCAGAACTGCTGCGCCATATTGATGCGGAAGCGACCACAGAATCAACAGCGACGACCGCATAA
- the frdD gene encoding fumarate reductase subunit FrdD yields MYDNIKRSNEPIFWALFGAGGTFGAVCAPALILSLLILYPYLGEGTTPGVFYRFLDTFIGRLFLAVFIALTAWSGLHRLVHTLHDLKVHWSKLPLVCYGAALLITVLALYGAFACRL; encoded by the coding sequence ATGTACGACAACATCAAACGAAGCAATGAACCCATCTTCTGGGCCCTGTTCGGCGCAGGGGGAACATTCGGCGCTGTCTGCGCGCCTGCGCTTATTCTGTCTCTGCTTATCCTTTACCCCTATCTCGGCGAGGGAACGACGCCTGGTGTCTTTTACCGTTTTCTCGACACGTTCATCGGCCGTCTTTTCTTGGCTGTCTTTATTGCGTTGACGGCCTGGAGCGGCCTGCATCGTCTCGTGCACACCCTGCATGATCTCAAGGTGCACTGGTCGAAGTTGCCGCTGGTCTGCTACGGGGCGGCGCTGCTTATAACCGTGCTCGCTCTGTACGGCGCTTTCGCCTGCCGCCTTTGA